The following are encoded together in the Bradyrhizobium algeriense genome:
- a CDS encoding helix-turn-helix transcriptional regulator, translating into MPELLTTDEAAEYLRLSERKLYELVAERAVPCSKVTGRWLFPRTALDRWVSAGLIAPAALAQVAAPPIIGGSHDPLLEWALRESNSGLASLPEGSEEGLRRLTQAEVMVAAIHLHRLDGDDETANLDAVTDAPGLHDAVVLSFARREQGILVAPGNPLGLSDMASIATSRARMAQRPAGAGAQLLLLALLARGGIALDDLKLAKPAFPTGPDIAQAIRAGRIDCGIATRSVAKSAGLDFLPLAWERFDLVMRQRDYFMKGPQALFDFMREAGFRDRATELGGYDVSDTGEVRLVN; encoded by the coding sequence ATGCCGGAACTGCTCACCACTGACGAGGCAGCCGAGTATCTGCGGCTCTCGGAGCGCAAGCTCTACGAGCTGGTGGCCGAGCGCGCCGTGCCTTGCAGCAAGGTGACCGGACGCTGGCTGTTTCCGCGCACCGCGCTGGACCGCTGGGTGTCCGCCGGCCTGATCGCGCCCGCGGCGCTGGCGCAGGTGGCAGCGCCGCCGATCATTGGCGGCAGTCATGATCCGCTGCTGGAATGGGCGCTGCGCGAAAGCAATTCCGGCCTCGCCAGCCTGCCCGAAGGCAGCGAGGAAGGCCTGCGGCGGCTGACGCAGGCCGAGGTGATGGTCGCTGCCATCCATCTGCACCGGCTCGATGGCGATGACGAAACGGCTAATCTTGACGCGGTCACCGATGCGCCGGGATTGCACGATGCGGTGGTGCTGAGTTTTGCACGGCGTGAGCAAGGCATTCTCGTTGCGCCGGGCAATCCGCTGGGCTTGAGCGACATGGCCTCGATCGCCACGTCGCGCGCGCGCATGGCGCAACGTCCCGCCGGCGCCGGCGCGCAACTGCTGCTGCTCGCGCTACTGGCGCGCGGCGGCATTGCGCTCGACGATTTGAAACTGGCAAAGCCTGCCTTTCCGACCGGCCCCGACATCGCCCAGGCGATCCGCGCCGGCCGCATCGATTGCGGGATCGCCACGCGAAGCGTAGCGAAATCGGCCGGGCTCGATTTCCTGCCGCTCGCCTGGGAACGCTTCGACCTCGTGATGAGGCAGCGCGACTATTTCATGAAGGGGCCGCAGGCGCTGTTCGACTTCATGCGCGAGGCGGGCTTCCGCGACCGTGCCACCGAACTCGGCGGCTATGATGTCAGCGACACAGGCGAGGTGCGGCTGGTGAATTAG
- a CDS encoding FAD-binding oxidoreductase: MQAIATETFIGSMRGPVIRQTDADYDGVRSLYNGMIDKSPVMIARCTDVADVVTAVNFARQNDLKVAIRGGGHNGPGLGSVDDGLMIDMSLMKGVRVDPTACTVRAGPGCTQGDVDHATHIYGLAVPAGIVSTTGIAGLTLGGGTGYLTRKHGLTIDNLLEADVVLADGRIVTANKSENADLYWGLRGGGGNFGIVTSFLFQAHPVNLVYAGPVFWDLENARTVMQKYRDFLPGAPEELGAFVGLKTVPPVDPFPAEHQGKRACAIIACYTGPTEDGQAVMAKLLGELPAPLFNWMGEMPYPALQSMFDPFFPKGLQWYWRGDFVKELTDEAIDAHIAQAQKLPSTLSLMHLYPIDGAVRRVGKSDTAWNTRDATWSMVIAGIDPNPQKAGEITRWTKGYWEAVHPYSAEGCYVNFMMDDGDANRLKATYGDNYDRLVALKAKYDPTNFFSINQNIRPLNS, encoded by the coding sequence ATGCAAGCCATCGCCACTGAAACCTTTATCGGCAGTATGCGTGGCCCGGTCATCAGGCAAACGGATGCCGATTATGACGGTGTGCGGAGCCTCTACAACGGGATGATCGATAAGAGTCCCGTGATGATTGCGCGATGCACCGACGTCGCTGACGTTGTCACTGCGGTCAATTTTGCAAGGCAGAACGATCTCAAGGTGGCGATCCGCGGAGGCGGGCACAACGGGCCGGGCCTTGGTAGTGTCGACGACGGGCTGATGATCGACATGTCGCTGATGAAAGGCGTGCGGGTCGATCCCACCGCCTGCACTGTCCGCGCCGGTCCCGGCTGCACGCAGGGCGACGTCGACCACGCCACCCACATATACGGGCTCGCCGTGCCGGCCGGCATCGTCTCGACGACCGGTATCGCCGGCCTCACGCTCGGCGGCGGCACCGGATACCTGACCCGCAAGCATGGCCTCACCATCGACAATCTTCTCGAGGCGGATGTCGTGCTCGCCGACGGTCGCATTGTCACCGCCAATAAGTCTGAGAATGCTGACCTCTACTGGGGGCTGCGCGGCGGCGGCGGCAATTTCGGCATCGTCACGAGCTTCCTGTTCCAGGCTCATCCGGTCAACTTGGTCTATGCCGGTCCAGTCTTCTGGGATCTCGAAAATGCCCGGACCGTCATGCAGAAGTACAGGGATTTCCTGCCTGGCGCTCCCGAGGAGCTCGGGGCCTTTGTAGGTCTGAAGACTGTTCCACCGGTGGACCCGTTCCCAGCAGAGCATCAGGGCAAGCGCGCCTGCGCCATCATCGCATGCTACACTGGCCCAACAGAAGACGGCCAAGCGGTCATGGCCAAGTTGCTCGGTGAACTGCCCGCGCCGCTTTTCAACTGGATGGGCGAAATGCCCTATCCGGCTCTCCAGTCTATGTTCGATCCGTTCTTCCCGAAGGGCTTGCAATGGTACTGGCGTGGCGATTTCGTGAAAGAACTGACCGACGAAGCAATTGATGCTCATATCGCCCAGGCACAGAAACTGCCGAGCACGCTCTCGCTCATGCATCTTTATCCGATCGACGGCGCTGTCCGTCGCGTGGGCAAGAGCGACACCGCCTGGAACACGCGCGACGCGACCTGGTCGATGGTCATCGCCGGAATCGATCCCAATCCGCAAAAGGCGGGCGAAATCACGCGCTGGACCAAGGGCTATTGGGAGGCCGTGCACCCTTACTCGGCTGAAGGCTGCTATGTGAATTTCATGATGGACGATGGGGACGCCAACAGGCTCAAGGCCACCTATGGCGACAACTACGACCGCCTTGTCGCATTGAAAGCCAAGTACGACCCGACAAACTTCTTCAGCATCAACCAGAACATCAGGCCGCTCAACTCGTAG